A stretch of Mucilaginibacter terrae DNA encodes these proteins:
- the mqnB gene encoding futalosine hydrolase — translation MKILVVAATREEIEPLIESGAFGAGSEEWKTEQQEYLQSSALHSSLPAPQVLITGVGMTATAFALGRHLATNQYDLAINLGIAGSFDRNIALGTVVEVVEDTFTELGAEDHSRFITLDQLGFGRTVYKTNARVADYIQNQNIWQVTAATVNTVHGEEASIAKLHQRTAPQLESMEGAAFFYACEQAGIPSLQIRAVSNYVEKRNRDAWKIGLAVKNLNTFAIELLNNGII, via the coding sequence ATGAAGATATTGGTAGTTGCAGCAACGCGGGAGGAGATTGAGCCTTTGATAGAGAGCGGGGCATTTGGAGCGGGGAGCGAGGAATGGAAAACTGAGCAGCAAGAATATCTGCAATCTTCCGCTCTCCACTCTTCGCTCCCCGCCCCCCAGGTTCTCATCACCGGCGTTGGCATGACCGCCACGGCTTTTGCGCTGGGCAGGCACCTGGCTACCAACCAATACGACCTGGCTATCAACCTTGGTATTGCCGGCAGTTTTGACCGCAATATTGCTTTAGGAACCGTGGTTGAGGTGGTAGAAGATACATTTACCGAGTTGGGTGCCGAAGACCACAGCCGCTTTATAACGCTCGACCAGTTGGGATTTGGCCGCACGGTTTACAAAACCAATGCCCGCGTTGCCGATTACATACAAAATCAAAACATATGGCAGGTAACTGCTGCTACGGTAAACACCGTACATGGCGAAGAAGCCTCGATAGCTAAACTGCACCAGCGCACGGCACCCCAACTGGAAAGCATGGAAGGGGCTGCCTTTTTTTATGCTTGTGAGCAGGCAGGCATACCGTCACTGCAAATCAGGGCAGTGTCAAATTATGTGGAAAAACGCAACCGCGATGCCTGGAAGATTGGGCTGGCCGTTAAAAATCTGAATACATTTGCTATCGAACTATTAAATAATGGGATTATTTGA
- a CDS encoding acyltransferase family protein: protein MSQAFNSVQPNRLLSLDVFRGLTVMAMILVNNPGDWGHIYAPLEHAHWHGCTPTDLVFPFFLFIMGVSIVYAMQTKKADPANHASLIVKALRRTLIIFGLGIFMSIFLNWDFATVRIPGVLQRIAVVYLICSLLFIKTGVKVQAALLGLVLIGYYVIMNYVPVPGVNQPNLEPETNIGAWLDRALLTTNHLWNQSKTWDPEGVLSTLPAIGTGLLGLLTGTLIKRPDTNNTTKINALLGAGFILAALGLLWNLWFPINKSLWTSSYVLFSGGLAILVFAACYWLIDIRGYRSFTKPFLVYGLNAIFVFVISGLMARGLNRWMVNNHGSKTSVSSFLYQSFFAPYFSPINASLAWALAFVLMWLIILWVMYNRKIFIKI from the coding sequence ATGAGTCAAGCTTTCAATTCTGTACAGCCTAACCGTTTGTTATCGCTCGATGTATTTCGGGGCCTAACCGTTATGGCCATGATCCTGGTGAACAACCCGGGCGATTGGGGTCATATTTATGCCCCGCTCGAACATGCGCACTGGCATGGCTGCACGCCAACCGACCTGGTTTTCCCCTTCTTTTTGTTCATTATGGGCGTATCCATAGTATATGCCATGCAAACCAAAAAGGCCGATCCCGCTAATCATGCTTCGCTTATTGTAAAAGCACTGCGGCGCACCCTTATCATTTTTGGTTTGGGTATTTTTATGTCGATATTTTTGAATTGGGATTTTGCCACGGTACGTATACCCGGCGTGCTGCAACGCATTGCGGTAGTGTATTTGATATGCAGTTTGCTGTTCATTAAAACCGGCGTTAAGGTACAAGCGGCTTTATTAGGCTTGGTGCTTATTGGCTACTATGTTATCATGAACTATGTACCGGTGCCGGGAGTTAATCAACCCAATCTCGAACCTGAAACTAACATAGGTGCTTGGCTTGACCGTGCCCTTTTAACCACCAACCACCTTTGGAACCAAAGCAAAACCTGGGACCCGGAAGGTGTTTTAAGCACACTGCCGGCCATTGGTACCGGGCTTTTAGGCCTGTTAACCGGCACCTTGATAAAGCGGCCTGATACCAATAACACAACTAAGATTAATGCCCTGCTGGGTGCAGGCTTTATATTAGCCGCGCTTGGCCTGTTGTGGAATTTGTGGTTCCCCATTAATAAATCGTTGTGGACGAGTTCTTATGTGCTGTTCTCGGGTGGGTTAGCCATCTTGGTTTTTGCGGCCTGCTATTGGTTAATTGATATACGAGGCTATCGTAGTTTTACCAAGCCATTTTTAGTGTATGGCCTGAACGCTATATTTGTATTTGTAATATCGGGTTTGATGGCTCGTGGACTAAACCGCTGGATGGTAAATAACCACGGCAGTAAAACCAGCGTGAGTAGCTTTCTTTATCAAAGCTTTTTTGCACCGTACTTTTCACCTATTAATGCCTCTTTAGCCTGGGCATTGGCTTTTGTGCTAATGTGGTTAATTATTTTGTGGGTGATGTATAATAGAAAAATCTTTATCAAGATATAG
- a CDS encoding serine hydrolase yields MKKFLLLFAFCIVFDGVYAQNVNRNKFITDSLDNLINRSLTNWRVPGATVCIVKDGRIILRKGYGIKELGVATKVDENTLFMIGSNTKAFTATALAMLQAQGKLNLDDKVTKYIPEFKLDNKQVTDMVTLRDLLCHRIGFETFQGDFTYWTSDLSREQVMERMSHVKPMYPFRSRWGYTNAAFLTAGEAIERITKKPWEQYIKETILAPLGMSSTAVLSKDLATSFNKSAAHTMIDGRLAAIPYPQIDNLAPAGSMSSSANDMCKWLLALLANGKVGPKEVIPAAAIRATRQPQILVGGGEDGGFSAYGLGWFLQGYSGHRVVMHTGGVNGFVSSVTLVPDQNLGIVILTNTDQNNLIETLNLDIIDAYLKQPFRNHGNTELTETKARQQRTLQREKAWRDSTLLNLRPALSINDYTGKYNNDLYGNITISKGEGVNDLEIRFEHHPKLFAKLQPLGGNRFFATFSDAEFGRAVFPFTVQGNKVISLQVKVADFIEYTPYEFKKK; encoded by the coding sequence ATGAAAAAATTCTTACTGCTTTTTGCCTTTTGTATTGTTTTTGACGGTGTTTATGCCCAAAACGTAAACCGTAATAAGTTTATAACCGATAGTTTGGATAACCTGATCAACCGCTCGCTTACTAACTGGCGGGTGCCCGGTGCTACTGTTTGTATTGTAAAAGATGGCCGCATTATTCTACGCAAAGGTTACGGCATTAAAGAACTGGGCGTAGCCACCAAGGTTGACGAAAATACGCTGTTTATGATAGGCAGCAATACCAAAGCTTTTACCGCCACGGCATTAGCCATGCTGCAAGCACAAGGCAAGCTTAATTTAGATGATAAGGTAACTAAATACATCCCCGAGTTTAAGCTCGACAATAAGCAGGTGACAGATATGGTAACCCTGCGCGATCTGCTTTGTCACCGCATTGGGTTTGAAACTTTTCAGGGCGATTTTACTTACTGGACCAGCGACCTCAGCCGCGAACAGGTGATGGAGAGAATGAGCCATGTAAAGCCTATGTACCCATTCCGCAGCCGTTGGGGGTACACCAACGCGGCATTTTTAACAGCCGGCGAAGCCATTGAACGCATTACTAAAAAGCCTTGGGAGCAATACATTAAAGAAACTATTTTGGCTCCGCTTGGCATGAGCAGTACGGCTGTTTTATCAAAAGACCTGGCTACCTCATTCAATAAATCGGCCGCACATACCATGATCGATGGCCGGTTGGCCGCTATACCGTATCCGCAAATTGACAACCTGGCCCCGGCTGGCAGTATGAGCTCATCGGCCAATGATATGTGTAAGTGGTTGCTGGCCTTATTAGCCAATGGCAAGGTTGGCCCAAAAGAAGTTATTCCGGCAGCGGCCATACGTGCAACCCGACAACCGCAAATACTGGTAGGAGGCGGCGAAGACGGTGGCTTTAGCGCTTACGGCTTAGGCTGGTTTTTACAGGGTTATAGTGGGCACCGGGTAGTAATGCATACAGGCGGGGTAAACGGCTTTGTATCATCGGTTACGCTGGTGCCCGATCAAAACCTGGGCATAGTTATTTTAACCAATACCGATCAAAACAACCTCATCGAAACGCTTAATCTTGATATTATTGATGCCTACCTTAAACAGCCGTTTCGTAATCATGGCAATACTGAGCTAACCGAGACCAAAGCCCGTCAGCAACGCACCCTGCAACGCGAAAAAGCATGGCGCGACAGCACCCTGCTCAACCTGCGCCCGGCCTTGAGCATTAACGATTACACCGGAAAATACAATAACGACCTGTACGGCAACATTACCATAAGTAAAGGTGAAGGTGTAAACGATCTTGAGATACGCTTTGAGCATCACCCTAAACTATTTGCTAAACTGCAACCATTGGGCGGCAACCGTTTCTTTGCCACCTTCTCCGATGCAGAATTTGGCCGTGCAGTTTTCCCGTTCACCGTTCAGGGCAATAAGGTAATAAGCCTGCAGGTTAAGGTAGCCGATTTTATTGAGTATACGCCTTATGAGTTTAAAAAGAAGTAG
- the fabD gene encoding ACP S-malonyltransferase, translated as MKAYIFPGQGAQFVGMGKDLYDNHEQARQLFEQANEILGFRITDLMFSGTDEDLKQTNVTQPAIFLHSVILAKVAGDDFKPEMVAGHSLGEFSALVSAGALSFEDGLKLVAARANAMQKACAIQPSTMAAVLGLDDFTVEDVCQQVSEVVVPANYNCPGQLVISGTIAGVEQACEKLKAAGAKRALILNVGGAFHSPLMESARVELEHAIVNTDIKAPVCPIYQNIDAKAYTDPASIKHNLIAQLTGAVRWTQTVAHMLEDGATSFTEVGPGNVLQGLVKKVDRTAETNSLSVNA; from the coding sequence TTGAAAGCATATATTTTCCCCGGTCAGGGTGCCCAGTTTGTAGGCATGGGTAAAGACCTTTACGATAACCACGAACAAGCCCGCCAACTGTTTGAGCAGGCTAACGAGATACTGGGTTTCCGCATTACCGATTTAATGTTTAGCGGTACCGATGAAGATTTAAAACAAACTAATGTTACCCAACCGGCAATCTTTTTGCATTCGGTTATTTTAGCCAAAGTTGCGGGCGATGATTTTAAGCCCGAAATGGTGGCCGGTCATTCATTAGGTGAGTTTTCGGCACTGGTATCTGCCGGTGCATTATCCTTTGAGGATGGCTTGAAACTGGTTGCCGCCCGTGCCAATGCCATGCAAAAAGCCTGCGCAATTCAGCCATCAACAATGGCTGCGGTTTTAGGGTTGGATGATTTTACTGTTGAAGACGTTTGCCAGCAGGTGAGCGAGGTGGTGGTTCCGGCAAATTATAACTGCCCGGGCCAACTGGTAATTTCGGGCACTATTGCCGGTGTTGAACAGGCTTGCGAAAAACTGAAGGCCGCAGGCGCTAAACGTGCTTTAATATTAAACGTAGGTGGTGCATTCCACTCACCGTTAATGGAATCGGCACGTGTGGAGCTGGAACACGCCATTGTAAATACCGATATTAAAGCGCCTGTTTGCCCTATCTATCAAAACATTGATGCCAAAGCCTATACCGATCCGGCAAGCATCAAACACAATTTGATTGCACAACTTACCGGTGCCGTACGCTGGACGCAAACCGTTGCGCACATGCTCGAAGACGGAGCCACTTCATTTACCGAAGTAGGACCAGGCAACGTATTGCAAGGCCTGGTTAAAAAAGTTGACCGCACCGCCGAAACTAATAGTTTAAGCGTAAACGCTTAA
- a CDS encoding menaquinone biosynthesis family protein, with protein sequence MKLTLGFSPCPNDTFIFDALIHHKIDTEGLEFEVFYDDVETLNQKAIRGELDITKLSYHAFAYVANRYVLLDAGSALGFGVGPMLICKGDPEELRAQLKTDNSHLTIGIPGKYTTANFLLSLAFPGATNKQELVFSDIEQALLDGRIDVGLIIHENRFTYQDKGLKKILDLGDYWEKQTGCAIPLGGIVANRNLAADVQHKVNRVLRRSVEFAFANPKSGLEFIRSHAQEMSEEVMYKHIELYVNKYSLDLGEEGKKAIQLMFDTAKEKNIIPEIKESLFLNV encoded by the coding sequence ATGAAACTAACACTCGGCTTTTCGCCATGCCCTAATGATACCTTTATTTTTGATGCCCTTATTCATCATAAAATTGATACCGAAGGTTTAGAGTTTGAGGTTTTTTACGATGATGTAGAAACCCTCAACCAAAAAGCCATACGTGGCGAACTGGATATTACCAAGCTCAGCTATCATGCTTTTGCCTATGTAGCCAACCGCTATGTATTGCTTGATGCCGGTAGCGCACTGGGTTTTGGTGTTGGGCCAATGCTCATTTGCAAAGGCGATCCGGAAGAACTTCGCGCACAACTAAAAACTGATAACTCACATCTAACCATCGGCATCCCCGGAAAATATACCACGGCCAATTTTTTATTAAGCCTTGCGTTCCCCGGGGCAACCAACAAACAGGAACTGGTGTTTTCAGACATTGAGCAGGCCTTGTTAGACGGTCGCATTGATGTAGGGCTCATCATTCACGAAAATCGCTTTACCTACCAGGACAAAGGCCTGAAAAAGATACTCGACCTGGGCGATTATTGGGAAAAGCAAACCGGCTGCGCTATTCCGTTAGGAGGTATTGTGGCTAACCGTAACCTGGCTGCCGATGTTCAGCACAAGGTAAACCGGGTATTGCGCCGCTCTGTTGAGTTTGCCTTTGCTAATCCAAAATCGGGGCTGGAGTTTATCCGCTCGCATGCCCAGGAAATGAGCGAAGAGGTCATGTACAAACACATCGAGCTATATGTGAATAAATATTCGCTCGATTTGGGTGAGGAGGGCAAAAAGGCCATTCAACTGATGTTTGATACCGCTAAAGAGAAAAACATTATCCCCGAGATAAAGGAAAGTTTGTTTTTGAATGTTTAA
- a CDS encoding 6-pyruvoyl trahydropterin synthase family protein: MIHITRREHFNAAHRMYREEWSAEKNQEVFGKCANPNWHGHNYNLYVTVKGEISYETGYLIDLKELKVIINDYVIEKLDHKNLNKDVDFMEGKMASTEILCIEIFNQLKGPIEAYEGVFLHSVRLAETENNSAEYFGN, encoded by the coding sequence ATGATACATATAACGCGCAGAGAGCATTTTAATGCTGCACACCGCATGTACCGTGAGGAGTGGAGCGCAGAGAAAAACCAGGAAGTGTTTGGCAAATGTGCTAACCCCAACTGGCACGGCCACAATTACAACCTCTATGTAACGGTGAAAGGCGAGATCAGCTATGAAACGGGTTACCTCATTGACCTAAAAGAGCTTAAAGTAATCATTAATGATTATGTGATAGAAAAGCTCGACCATAAAAACCTGAATAAGGATGTTGATTTTATGGAAGGTAAAATGGCATCAACCGAGATACTTTGCATAGAGATATTTAACCAGCTTAAAGGACCAATTGAGGCTTACGAGGGTGTTTTTTTACACTCGGTACGCTTAGCCGAAACTGAAAACAACAGTGCCGAGTATTTTGGCAACTAA
- a CDS encoding S9 family peptidase: MNMNFYRPVLSVLIMASAMLTGNVVKAQGGLQWAKDGYHYYSIQNGEIAELDIRAADKKNVIINQQALTPEGKATIRVRRFSFSDDRQKVLINTNTKRVWRQDTRGDYWLYDLQTKKLAQIGKARPASTLMFAKISPDGTKAAYVSEHNIYVEDLASGAVKALTTDGTKRLINGTFDWAYEEEFDCRDGFRWSPDSRTIAYWQIDATKIRNYLMLNTTDSTYSFTVPVEYPVSGTDPSSCKIKVVNVTDGKTTNINVPGDAIQNYIPRMEWAGNSNELILQQLNRAQNESKIWVCPANGGSSKAIYTETDKAWVDAKAAPEGWDWIENGKKFIWLSEKDGWRHAYSIDRSGKEKLLTPGKYDVMSLNLIDETNGFIYFMASPDNATQKYLYRVKLSGGAPQRVSPADQPGSHRYDIAPNGLVAIHSFNNSYTAPVRETIGLPAHKPLDGKPTAIKVDAAAAANKTEFFKVTTVDGISMDGWMKKPTNFDPNKKYPIVFYVYGEPASQTAADSYGAGMNFEYAGNMADDGYIYVSMDNRGAPVAKGREWRKAIYRNIGTLNVRDQAMAAKELFKNYSFIDTSRVAVWGWSGGGSSTLNLMFQYPEIYKTGIAVAAVGNQLTYDNIYQERYMGVPVNEEARSYFIKGSPVTYAKNLKGNLLYIHGTGDDNVHYSNAEQLINELVKYNKQFQLMAYPNRTHGISEGLGTSQHLSTLYTKFLKEHCPPGGR, translated from the coding sequence ATGAACATGAATTTTTACCGCCCTGTTTTAAGTGTTTTGATAATGGCTTCGGCTATGCTTACAGGTAATGTAGTTAAGGCCCAGGGAGGTTTGCAGTGGGCTAAAGACGGTTATCATTATTACAGCATCCAAAACGGCGAAATTGCCGAGCTCGACATCAGGGCTGCCGATAAGAAAAATGTAATTATTAACCAGCAGGCACTTACTCCCGAAGGTAAGGCAACCATACGGGTGCGCCGTTTTTCGTTTTCGGATGACAGGCAAAAAGTACTCATTAACACCAACACCAAACGCGTTTGGCGGCAAGATACCCGCGGCGATTACTGGCTATACGATCTTCAAACCAAAAAGCTTGCCCAAATAGGTAAAGCCCGCCCGGCATCAACGTTAATGTTTGCCAAAATATCGCCTGATGGCACCAAGGCTGCTTATGTGAGCGAACACAATATTTATGTAGAAGATTTAGCCAGCGGTGCGGTAAAAGCCTTAACTACCGATGGCACCAAACGCTTGATTAACGGCACCTTTGATTGGGCTTACGAAGAAGAATTTGACTGCCGCGACGGTTTTCGTTGGTCGCCCGATAGCCGCACCATTGCTTACTGGCAAATTGATGCGACCAAGATCCGCAACTATTTAATGCTGAATACTACCGACTCTACCTACTCATTCACTGTTCCGGTTGAGTATCCGGTATCTGGCACCGATCCAAGCTCGTGCAAAATAAAAGTGGTTAATGTAACTGATGGCAAAACAACCAACATCAATGTTCCGGGCGATGCTATACAAAACTACATACCCCGCATGGAGTGGGCTGGTAACAGCAACGAACTTATTTTACAACAGCTTAACCGCGCTCAAAACGAAAGCAAAATATGGGTATGCCCTGCAAACGGCGGTTCATCAAAAGCCATTTATACCGAAACCGACAAGGCCTGGGTTGATGCCAAAGCTGCGCCCGAGGGTTGGGATTGGATAGAAAATGGCAAAAAATTTATTTGGCTGAGCGAAAAAGACGGCTGGCGCCACGCTTATAGTATTGACCGTAGTGGTAAAGAAAAACTGCTTACCCCCGGCAAGTACGATGTAATGAGCCTCAACCTCATTGATGAAACCAATGGCTTTATTTACTTCATGGCCTCGCCCGATAATGCTACGCAGAAGTACCTTTACCGCGTAAAATTAAGCGGCGGTGCCCCGCAACGCGTTTCTCCGGCCGATCAGCCGGGCTCGCACCGTTACGATATTGCGCCGAATGGTTTAGTGGCTATCCACTCATTTAACAATAGCTACACGGCCCCAGTGCGCGAAACCATTGGCCTGCCCGCCCACAAACCACTTGATGGAAAACCAACTGCCATTAAGGTTGATGCAGCGGCAGCCGCAAATAAAACCGAGTTTTTCAAAGTAACCACGGTTGATGGCATTAGTATGGATGGCTGGATGAAAAAGCCCACCAATTTTGACCCGAATAAAAAATACCCCATCGTATTTTACGTGTACGGCGAACCTGCCTCGCAAACCGCAGCCGATAGCTATGGTGCGGGCATGAACTTTGAATACGCCGGCAATATGGCTGATGATGGTTACATCTACGTATCGATGGATAACCGTGGTGCCCCGGTAGCCAAAGGCCGCGAGTGGCGTAAAGCTATTTACCGCAATATTGGTACCCTTAACGTGCGCGACCAGGCCATGGCCGCCAAAGAACTGTTTAAAAACTATAGCTTTATTGATACCTCGCGCGTGGCTGTTTGGGGTTGGAGCGGCGGCGGCTCATCAACCCTTAACCTGATGTTCCAGTACCCCGAAATTTACAAAACAGGCATTGCTGTGGCGGCAGTAGGCAACCAGCTTACTTACGATAACATTTACCAGGAACGCTACATGGGCGTGCCTGTAAATGAGGAAGCCCGCTCGTACTTTATTAAAGGCTCGCCGGTTACATATGCTAAAAACTTGAAAGGCAACTTGCTTTACATACATGGTACAGGCGATGATAATGTACACTATAGTAACGCCGAACAATTGATTAACGAACTGGTAAAGTATAATAAGCAATTTCAGCTCATGGCGTATCCTAACCGTACGCATGGAATATCAGAAGGTTTAGGTACCAGCCAGCATTTAAGCACGCTGTACACCAAATTCCTGAAAGAACATTGTCCGCCGGGAGGCAGATAG
- a CDS encoding carboxymuconolactone decarboxylase family protein, with the protein MGQLIDDFNGYRTKMNDRIMESANTNIKRFFALDTTTYADGALDVKTKEMLGLVASMVLRCDDCIKYHLGKCHEAGVNHAEMNEIFMIANLVGGSIVIPHYRRAVEYWDELNAQ; encoded by the coding sequence ATGGGACAACTCATAGATGATTTTAATGGCTACCGTACCAAGATGAACGATAGGATCATGGAATCGGCCAATACCAATATTAAACGCTTTTTTGCCTTAGATACCACCACCTATGCCGACGGCGCTCTTGACGTAAAAACCAAAGAAATGCTGGGCCTGGTTGCCAGTATGGTGCTCCGTTGCGACGATTGCATTAAATACCACCTCGGCAAATGCCACGAAGCCGGTGTAAATCATGCCGAAATGAATGAGATATTTATGATAGCCAATTTGGTTGGCGGTTCAATTGTAATTCCTCACTACCGCCGTGCGGTTGAGTATTGGGATGAGTTGAATGCGCAATAA
- the folE gene encoding GTP cyclohydrolase I FolE — protein sequence MFDDDDDNLPNRDAGIDGYRKIDRYNPELIENLSASYHNVLTQIGENPNREGLLKTPERVAKAMLFLTHGYDLNAEEILKSAMFKEEYSQMVVVKDIEVYSMCEHHMLPFFGKAHVAYIPNGHVVGLSKIPRIVDVFSRRLQVQERLTNEIRDCIQQTLNPLGVGVVIECRHLCMSMRGVQKQNSVTTTSAFSGEFYKDKTRTEFLDLIASKLS from the coding sequence ATGTTTGACGACGACGACGACAACCTGCCCAACCGCGATGCAGGTATTGATGGTTACCGCAAAATAGACCGCTATAACCCCGAACTGATCGAAAACCTTTCGGCCAGTTACCATAACGTGCTTACCCAAATTGGTGAAAACCCCAACCGCGAAGGTTTGCTAAAAACCCCCGAGCGTGTAGCTAAAGCCATGCTGTTTTTAACGCACGGGTACGACCTTAATGCCGAAGAGATATTAAAATCGGCCATGTTTAAGGAGGAATATAGCCAAATGGTGGTGGTAAAAGATATTGAGGTATACTCGATGTGTGAGCACCACATGCTGCCGTTTTTTGGCAAGGCACACGTGGCTTACATCCCTAACGGGCATGTGGTGGGCTTGAGCAAAATTCCGCGTATAGTTGACGTGTTTTCGCGCCGTTTACAGGTGCAGGAACGTTTAACCAACGAAATACGCGATTGTATACAGCAAACCCTTAACCCCCTGGGCGTAGGTGTCGTAATTGAATGCCGCCACCTGTGCATGAGCATGCGCGGGGTGCAAAAGCAAAACTCGGTAACTACCACATCGGCCTTTAGCGGCGAGTTTTATAAAGACAAAACCCGCACAGAGTTTTTAGATCTGATAGCCTCTAAATTGTCATAG
- a CDS encoding IS1595 family transposase translates to MQEQDIYFKSIHDFLAVFPNEQACIDHLTQTRWNGNVVSPFDPESKVYVCKLNRYKCKNTGKYFNVKTGTIFEDTNMPLMKWFMALYVFSSHKKGISSHQLARDLDITQKSAWFMLHRLRYAFNVPTEKLEGIVEADCTFVGGKNSNKHKKKRDEANANGTGAVNKTPVFGMVQRDGKLVTGVVAKEDQENLRPLIRRWVEVGSTLVTDGHGAYKHIAGVKHESVAHEKGEYARQHFHTAHIDGFWSQFKRGIIGIYHQISEKHTNAYAQEFTLRHNTRKFSTSSRFDYILTNMVGRLKYNTLTA, encoded by the coding sequence ATGCAAGAGCAAGACATATACTTCAAAAGCATTCACGATTTCTTAGCAGTGTTCCCAAATGAGCAAGCATGTATCGACCATTTAACCCAAACAAGATGGAACGGTAATGTAGTAAGCCCTTTCGACCCTGAAAGCAAAGTTTATGTATGTAAGCTTAACCGTTACAAATGCAAGAATACCGGCAAATACTTTAATGTAAAAACAGGAACTATTTTTGAAGACACCAATATGCCTTTAATGAAATGGTTCATGGCCTTGTACGTGTTTTCAAGCCATAAGAAAGGTATATCATCACATCAGTTAGCACGTGACTTAGATATAACTCAAAAGTCAGCCTGGTTCATGTTACACCGATTACGTTACGCCTTTAATGTTCCTACTGAAAAGTTAGAAGGTATTGTTGAGGCTGATTGTACATTTGTTGGTGGTAAAAACTCTAACAAGCATAAAAAGAAACGTGACGAAGCAAATGCAAACGGTACAGGTGCGGTAAATAAAACGCCCGTGTTCGGTATGGTGCAACGTGACGGAAAATTAGTTACTGGTGTTGTTGCTAAAGAAGATCAAGAGAATTTACGCCCACTTATCAGACGTTGGGTTGAAGTAGGTAGTACTTTAGTTACCGATGGACACGGAGCCTATAAACACATAGCAGGGGTTAAACATGAAAGCGTTGCACACGAAAAGGGGGAATACGCACGTCAACACTTCCATACTGCACACATAGACGGCTTTTGGAGCCAGTTTAAGCGTGGTATTATCGGCATCTATCACCAAATATCAGAAAAGCATACAAACGCTTACGCGCAAGAATTTACGCTTAGACACAACACCCGAAAATTCAGCACATCATCACGTTTTGATTACATACTAACTAACATGGTAGGTAGATTGAAATATAACACCCTTACAGCATGA